The Acanthochromis polyacanthus isolate Apoly-LR-REF ecotype Palm Island chromosome 17, KAUST_Apoly_ChrSc, whole genome shotgun sequence genome has a window encoding:
- the LOC110967302 gene encoding protein phosphatase 1D-like isoform X3 — MDDAVIFRMSAFSEQGGRKYMEDVVEIRIEYEPTPSPAEDYPKSQRHGGQGKEESEPTKQTENETHSQNVAAESGPASAVWVESLSNEDNSGNIGAPGSGEKDAEHVVDTRKSVAFFAVFDGHGGREAAHFARENLWGLLKRQRGFWSKDHSEVCAALRKGFIACHHAMWKELPEWPKTITGLPSTSGTTASVIVIRGVHMYVAHVGDSAVVVGVKENDSDIMLQALEVTQDHKPELPKEKERIERLGGSVMKKSGVNRVVWKRPRLTHNGPVRRSTVIDQIPFLAVARSLGDLWSYDFYSGEFVVSPEPDTTVMTLDPKRHRYIILGSDGLWNMMPPKNAVNMCYSHDKMVGPKGMSCARRLGCTALLFWKERMLRADNTTVIVLALQERGGPPIPMHRDEIVVDMATGIDHVPYPGTTYNTCEIPKAEHEDGMFYEEDEIFGEEHEGWTCLEW, encoded by the exons ATGGACGACGCAGTAATATTCCGTATGAGCGCATTTTCCGAGCAAGGGGGGAGAAAATACATGGAGGATGTTGTCGAGATAAGAATCGAGTACGAGCCGACGCCGTCGCCAGCCGAAGATTATCCAAAGTCGCAGAGACATGGAGGGCAGGGAAAGGAGGAAAGCGAGCCCaccaaacagactgaaaacgagacgcatagtcaaaacgtagcTGCAGAGTCTGGTCCAGCCTCTGCTGTGTGGGTAGAGAGTTTGTCTAATGAGGACAACAGCGGCAACATCGGTGCACCAGGATCCGGCGAAAAAGACGCAGAGCATGTTGTCGACACTCGGAAGTCGGTGGCGTTTTTCGCCGTGTTTGATGGCCACGGAGGCCGGGAAGCGGCACATTTCGCAAGAGAGAACCTGTGGGGTTTGTTGAAAAGGCAGCGGGGGTTTTGGTCCAAGGATCACAGTGAAGTGTGTGCAGCTCTTCGGAAAGGGTTCATCGCCTGTCATCACGCAATGTGGAAAGAGCTGC CGGAATGGCCAAAGACTATCACCGGCTTGCCCAGTACATCGGGCACCACAGCCAGTGTTATTGTGATCCGTGGAGTTCACATGTATGTCGCCCATGTGGGGGATTCAGCAGTAGTGGTCGGAGTAAAGGAAAACGACTCCGATATTATGCTGCAGGCACTTGAAGTAACACAAGACCATAAACCTGAACTTCctaaagaaaaagagaggatTGAACGACTGGGGGGCAG tGTAATGAAGAAATCTGGGGTGAACCGTGTCGTGTGGAAGAGGCCCAGGCTGACCCACAATGGCCCTGTGAGGAGGAGCACTGTCATTGACCAGATCCCATTCCTGGCTGTAGCCCGATCCCTTG GTGATCTCTGGAGCTACGATTTCTACAGTGGGGAGTTTGTGGTTTCTCCAGAGCCTGATACCACCGTGATGACCCTCGACCCCAAACGACATCGCTACATTATCCTAGGCAGCGATGGACTGTGGAATATGATGCCACCCAAGAATGCTGTTAATATGTGCTATAGCCATGACAAAATGGTG GGACCAAAAGGAATGTCTTGCGCCCGTCGGCTGGGGTGCACGGCTTTACTGTTTTGGAAGGAACGCATGCTACGCGCTGACAACACCACAGTCATTGTGTTGGCCCTGCAGGAGCGTGGAGGCCCGCCAATCCCTATGCATCGAGATGAAATTGTTGTTGACATGGCTACAGGAATTGACCACGTTCCATACCCGGGAACTACTTATAACACGTGTGAGATCCCAAAG GCGGAGCATGAGGATGGCATGTTTTATGAAGAAGATGAGATATTTGGAGAAGAACATGAGGGATGGACATGCCTGGAGTGGTAG
- the LOC110967302 gene encoding protein phosphatase 1D-like isoform X1 yields the protein MDDAVIFRMSAFSEQGGRKYMEDVVEIRIEYEPTPSPAEDYPKSQRHGGQGKEESEPTKQTENETHSQNVAAESGPASAVWVESLSNEDNSGNIGAPGSGEKDAEHVVDTRKSVAFFAVFDGHGGREAAHFARENLWGLLKRQRGFWSKDHSEVCAALRKGFIACHHAMWKELPEWPKTITGLPSTSGTTASVIVIRGVHMYVAHVGDSAVVVGVKENDSDIMLQALEVTQDHKPELPKEKERIERLGGSVMKKSGVNRVVWKRPRLTHNGPVRRSTVIDQIPFLAVARSLGDLWSYDFYSGEFVVSPEPDTTVMTLDPKRHRYIILGSDGLWNMMPPKNAVNMCYSHDKMVGPKGMSCARRLGCTALLFWKERMLRADNTTVIVLALQERGGPPIPMHRDEIVVDMATGIDHVPYPGTTYNTCEIPKQSDTENALSPFKERPTTLEQAFGLYEAAFCATTQLLPDVDSVRATLPPSDGSVNVFEKQEPTTQMDCSASPPLKRSRRCSSASPDLKGPHRRLGRSPNKSLSQKTPHGQTPSEQSRQTRAQTRERSSSEERGILPQHHNAALCVC from the exons ATGGACGACGCAGTAATATTCCGTATGAGCGCATTTTCCGAGCAAGGGGGGAGAAAATACATGGAGGATGTTGTCGAGATAAGAATCGAGTACGAGCCGACGCCGTCGCCAGCCGAAGATTATCCAAAGTCGCAGAGACATGGAGGGCAGGGAAAGGAGGAAAGCGAGCCCaccaaacagactgaaaacgagacgcatagtcaaaacgtagcTGCAGAGTCTGGTCCAGCCTCTGCTGTGTGGGTAGAGAGTTTGTCTAATGAGGACAACAGCGGCAACATCGGTGCACCAGGATCCGGCGAAAAAGACGCAGAGCATGTTGTCGACACTCGGAAGTCGGTGGCGTTTTTCGCCGTGTTTGATGGCCACGGAGGCCGGGAAGCGGCACATTTCGCAAGAGAGAACCTGTGGGGTTTGTTGAAAAGGCAGCGGGGGTTTTGGTCCAAGGATCACAGTGAAGTGTGTGCAGCTCTTCGGAAAGGGTTCATCGCCTGTCATCACGCAATGTGGAAAGAGCTGC CGGAATGGCCAAAGACTATCACCGGCTTGCCCAGTACATCGGGCACCACAGCCAGTGTTATTGTGATCCGTGGAGTTCACATGTATGTCGCCCATGTGGGGGATTCAGCAGTAGTGGTCGGAGTAAAGGAAAACGACTCCGATATTATGCTGCAGGCACTTGAAGTAACACAAGACCATAAACCTGAACTTCctaaagaaaaagagaggatTGAACGACTGGGGGGCAG tGTAATGAAGAAATCTGGGGTGAACCGTGTCGTGTGGAAGAGGCCCAGGCTGACCCACAATGGCCCTGTGAGGAGGAGCACTGTCATTGACCAGATCCCATTCCTGGCTGTAGCCCGATCCCTTG GTGATCTCTGGAGCTACGATTTCTACAGTGGGGAGTTTGTGGTTTCTCCAGAGCCTGATACCACCGTGATGACCCTCGACCCCAAACGACATCGCTACATTATCCTAGGCAGCGATGGACTGTGGAATATGATGCCACCCAAGAATGCTGTTAATATGTGCTATAGCCATGACAAAATGGTG GGACCAAAAGGAATGTCTTGCGCCCGTCGGCTGGGGTGCACGGCTTTACTGTTTTGGAAGGAACGCATGCTACGCGCTGACAACACCACAGTCATTGTGTTGGCCCTGCAGGAGCGTGGAGGCCCGCCAATCCCTATGCATCGAGATGAAATTGTTGTTGACATGGCTACAGGAATTGACCACGTTCCATACCCGGGAACTACTTATAACACGTGTGAGATCCCAAAG CAGAGTGACACAGAGAACGCTCTCTCACCATTCAAAGAAAGACCCACAACTCTGGAGCAGGCATTCGGGCTGTACGAAGCAGCTTTCTGTGCCACCACACAGCTCTTACCCGACGTAGACTCTGTAAGGGCCACGCTGCCCCCTTCAGATGGTTCGGTGAATGTTTTCGAAAAGCAAGAGCCAACGACCCAAATGGACTGTAGTGCTTCCCCTCCGCTCAAAAGGTCTCGCCGTTGTTCGAGCGCCTCCCCTGATCTTAAAGGTCCTCATCGTCGGCTCGGCCGGTCCCCCAACAAAAGTCTGTCCCAGAAGACACCTCACGGCCAAACACCAAGTGAACAATCTCGGCAAACTCGTGCTCAAACTAGAGAAAGAAGCTCCTCTGAGGAGCGCGGCATCCTACCACAGCACCACAACGCTgccttgtgtgtgtgctga
- the LOC110967302 gene encoding protein phosphatase 1D-like isoform X2 → MDDAVIFRMSAFSEQGGRKYMEDVVEIRIEYEPTPSPAEDYPKSQRHGGQGKEESEPTKQTENETHSQNVAAESGPASAVWVESLSNEDNSGNIGAPGSGEKDAEHVVDTRKSVAFFAVFDGHGGREAAHFARENLWGLLKRQRGFWSKDHSEVCAALRKGFIACHHAMWKELPEWPKTITGLPSTSGTTASVIVIRGVHMYVAHVGDSAVVVGVKENDSDIMLQALEVTQDHKPELPKEKERIERLGGSVMKKSGVNRVVWKRPRLTHNGPVRRSTVIDQIPFLAVARSLGDLWSYDFYSGEFVVSPEPDTTVMTLDPKRHRYIILGSDGLWNMMPPKNAVNMCYSHDKMVGPKGMSCARRLGCTALLFWKERMLRADNTTVIVLALQERGGPPIPMHRDEIVVDMATGIDHVPYPGTTYNTCEIPKSDTENALSPFKERPTTLEQAFGLYEAAFCATTQLLPDVDSVRATLPPSDGSVNVFEKQEPTTQMDCSASPPLKRSRRCSSASPDLKGPHRRLGRSPNKSLSQKTPHGQTPSEQSRQTRAQTRERSSSEERGILPQHHNAALCVC, encoded by the exons ATGGACGACGCAGTAATATTCCGTATGAGCGCATTTTCCGAGCAAGGGGGGAGAAAATACATGGAGGATGTTGTCGAGATAAGAATCGAGTACGAGCCGACGCCGTCGCCAGCCGAAGATTATCCAAAGTCGCAGAGACATGGAGGGCAGGGAAAGGAGGAAAGCGAGCCCaccaaacagactgaaaacgagacgcatagtcaaaacgtagcTGCAGAGTCTGGTCCAGCCTCTGCTGTGTGGGTAGAGAGTTTGTCTAATGAGGACAACAGCGGCAACATCGGTGCACCAGGATCCGGCGAAAAAGACGCAGAGCATGTTGTCGACACTCGGAAGTCGGTGGCGTTTTTCGCCGTGTTTGATGGCCACGGAGGCCGGGAAGCGGCACATTTCGCAAGAGAGAACCTGTGGGGTTTGTTGAAAAGGCAGCGGGGGTTTTGGTCCAAGGATCACAGTGAAGTGTGTGCAGCTCTTCGGAAAGGGTTCATCGCCTGTCATCACGCAATGTGGAAAGAGCTGC CGGAATGGCCAAAGACTATCACCGGCTTGCCCAGTACATCGGGCACCACAGCCAGTGTTATTGTGATCCGTGGAGTTCACATGTATGTCGCCCATGTGGGGGATTCAGCAGTAGTGGTCGGAGTAAAGGAAAACGACTCCGATATTATGCTGCAGGCACTTGAAGTAACACAAGACCATAAACCTGAACTTCctaaagaaaaagagaggatTGAACGACTGGGGGGCAG tGTAATGAAGAAATCTGGGGTGAACCGTGTCGTGTGGAAGAGGCCCAGGCTGACCCACAATGGCCCTGTGAGGAGGAGCACTGTCATTGACCAGATCCCATTCCTGGCTGTAGCCCGATCCCTTG GTGATCTCTGGAGCTACGATTTCTACAGTGGGGAGTTTGTGGTTTCTCCAGAGCCTGATACCACCGTGATGACCCTCGACCCCAAACGACATCGCTACATTATCCTAGGCAGCGATGGACTGTGGAATATGATGCCACCCAAGAATGCTGTTAATATGTGCTATAGCCATGACAAAATGGTG GGACCAAAAGGAATGTCTTGCGCCCGTCGGCTGGGGTGCACGGCTTTACTGTTTTGGAAGGAACGCATGCTACGCGCTGACAACACCACAGTCATTGTGTTGGCCCTGCAGGAGCGTGGAGGCCCGCCAATCCCTATGCATCGAGATGAAATTGTTGTTGACATGGCTACAGGAATTGACCACGTTCCATACCCGGGAACTACTTATAACACGTGTGAGATCCCAAAG AGTGACACAGAGAACGCTCTCTCACCATTCAAAGAAAGACCCACAACTCTGGAGCAGGCATTCGGGCTGTACGAAGCAGCTTTCTGTGCCACCACACAGCTCTTACCCGACGTAGACTCTGTAAGGGCCACGCTGCCCCCTTCAGATGGTTCGGTGAATGTTTTCGAAAAGCAAGAGCCAACGACCCAAATGGACTGTAGTGCTTCCCCTCCGCTCAAAAGGTCTCGCCGTTGTTCGAGCGCCTCCCCTGATCTTAAAGGTCCTCATCGTCGGCTCGGCCGGTCCCCCAACAAAAGTCTGTCCCAGAAGACACCTCACGGCCAAACACCAAGTGAACAATCTCGGCAAACTCGTGCTCAAACTAGAGAAAGAAGCTCCTCTGAGGAGCGCGGCATCCTACCACAGCACCACAACGCTgccttgtgtgtgtgctga